A genomic stretch from Psilocybe cubensis strain MGC-MH-2018 chromosome 1, whole genome shotgun sequence includes:
- a CDS encoding Adenylate kinase isoenzyme 6-like protein (Adenylate kinase isoenzyme 6 homolog), producing the protein MAQGPVIVLTGTPGTGKSTHAELLVNESPLPLRAINVSEWVKEKGLYEKYDEEWQSYTVDEDRLLDELEPIVAEGGIILDWHSCEVFPERWPDLVVVLRCDHSKLWERLEKRGYPLKKIQENNEAEIMQVVLEEARSSYPSQIVIELQSETMEHLETNVARIVEWIKQWSANQEDS; encoded by the exons ATGGCTCAAGGTCCGGTCATCGTTTTGACAGGAACACCTGGAACTGGCAAATCTACCCACGCAGAGCTTCTTGTGAATGAATCTCCTTTACCATTGAGAGCTATCAACGTCAGCGAATGggtaaaagaaaaaggattATATGAGAAGTACGACGAAGAATGGCAATCCTACACCGTTGACGAAGATAGG CTTTTAGATGAACTCGAGCCAATCGTCGCAGAAGGCGGCATAATCCTTGATTGGCATTCTTGCGAAGTATTCCCCGAACGCTGGCCTGATCTTGTTGTCGTCTTGCGCTGTGACCATTCAAAATTGTGGGAAAGGCTAGAAAAAAG AGGGTATCCTCTTAAAAAAATCCAAGAAAACAACGAGGCCGAAATAATGCAAGTGGTATTAGAGGAAGCACGATCTTCTTATCCCTCACAAATTGTCATCGAGCTGCAAAGCGAGACCATGGAGCATTTAGAAACGAACGTGGCTAGAATAGTGGAGTGGATTAAACAGTGGTCTGCGAACCAGGAAGATAGTTAG
- a CDS encoding Cyclin mcs2 — MPSIPSNGNTGKLSSYEASTQARNWRYSVDQLTRIRTSLNQAAVGVIRNTFESDEPGSSSNVSFLIADEEVLLVKLYITKITQLCGLFRFPEEVEATAITYLKRFYLKNTVMDWHPKNVMRVLTALFLATKTTNNPISLETYTAHIPKTSPNDVLDLEFLVAQSLGFEFAVWHAHRALWGIWLDIQNLPSVTEKLQPELYDTALGHIRASRLTDAELIYTPSQIALAAFSLTLPDITSEWIASKTPSDSWRLTKSINEIKEMITSQGHPPNIESVREVDRRLKICKNPEKVVGSKAYLARKRDEERIAEEKRNKKVAELQKELDESDPFGTELGDKRRALAGGLVDYDDDDDDD, encoded by the exons ATGCCTTCAATACCTTCAAACGGGAACACAGGCAAGCTTTCCTCATACGAGGCCAGTACACAGGCCAGGAACTGGAGATACTCGGTTGACCAACTCACCCGTATACGGACGTCTCTCAACCAAGCAGCTGTTGGAGTTATTCGGAATACTTTCGAAAGTGATGAG CCAGGTTCTTCAAGCAACGTGTCGTTCTTGATTGCCGATGAAGAGGTTTTGCTGGTCAAACTCTACATCACAAAAATTACGCAGTTATGTGGCCTTTTCCGTTTCCCAGAGGAGGTAGAGGCAACAGCAATCACTTATTTGAAACGATTCTACCTGAAAAATACGGTCATGGATTGGCATCCTAAGAATGTCATGCGAGT GTTGACGGCCCTATTTCTGGCCACAAAGACTACGAACAACCCAATTTCACTTGAAACATATACAGCTCATATCCCAAAGACATCCCCAAATGATGTGCTTGACCTTGAGTTTCTCGTCGCTCAAAGTTTAGGCTTTGAATTTGCCGTTTGGCACGCTCATAGAGCTCTATGGGGGATTTGGCTGGATATACAG AACCTTCCTAGTGTGACAGAGAAGCTCCAACCTGAATTGTATGATACTGCGCTGGGCCACATCAGAGCCTCTCGCTTAACAGACGCCGAACTGATATATACACCATCGCAAATCGCTCTTGCTGCCTTTTCTTTAACTCTGCCAGATATTACCTCGGAGTGGATAGCCTCGAAAACTCCCTCTGATTCTTGGCGCCTAACAAAGTCGATTAATGAAATCAAGGAGATGATTACATCGCAAGGCCATCCGCCCAACATAGAATCGGTGCGTGAAGTGGACAGACGGCTGAAAATCTGCAAAAACCCGGAGAAAGTTGTAGGTAGCAAGGCGTACCTGGCTCGGAAGCGGGATGAAGAACGAATAGCGGAGGAAAAACGCAATAAAAAGGTGGCAGAACTGCAGAAAGAACTAGATGAAAGTGATCCTTTCGGAACGGAACTCGGCGATAAAAGAAGAGCATTGGCAGGCGGTTTGGTAGAttatgacgacgacgacgacgacgattgA